Genomic segment of Desulfobulbaceae bacterium:
TTGAGCAGCGTTGTCATGATGATCCGAAAACCATTGGCGGTTTATTTTTTGCCTGCAGCGAGGAGATCAAAGACCTCTCGCTGATTGAGGCGCTCCAGAGATTATTGGCACTTGCTCTTGATGCTGTCCGCTCTTCAGGCGAATTTGCCGAAAGCGTTATTGCCGCCATGATTGATGCAATAATGGGTGTTGCAATTGAGCTTATCCAAACGGGTAGACGGCTAGGCAAGAGTACTTACGTTTTTTCAACCATTTAAATCAACCCGGAAAGTTGAGTAAAGACGTTTATGTGCCTGCCGATGCAAATCTGCCAACAAAACTGGCAGAAGTAGAGGCTGCACATCTGCAATGGGCAAGTCGAATCAGGGACGCAATTATAAACCAAAGCACCACACTTGAGAAGGTTCAAACCGATGCGAACAAATGTATATTAGGTGTTTGGTTGGGCAGTGATCAGGCCAAAAAGGCCTATGACAATGGCGATGGTGATTTTAAAAAGCTGTGGGATGCAATCCCCGCCAGCCATAATGTGATGCATGAATCGGCAATTACGATTAATACGCTATTATCCGAAGGTGATTTTGACGCTGCTGTTGCGGTGTTCCGCTCCGAGACTTCACCAAGATTGGATGAAACACTTAACATCCTTAAGGACTTGAAAAAAGAGGCTGAACATGAGTTGCAGGGTATGCACGAGGCAAATGTCGTATATGCCAAGGAGTTAATTCCTGCTCTCCATGAAGTGAAGGAAAAACTTCATACTATTCGAGAAATAGCCAAAGGGGCAATAATGGGAGAGGATCAGATGCTCAGTGCGGCGGCTGGTTCTCAAATGGCAAATAGGCTCTTGTCACTTGTCGCGGTAATCGTTGGATTGTTGATGGCATTTTTCACCTCAAGGGGAATTGTCAGTGTGCTTGGAAGCATTTCGTCAAAAATGTCTGTTGGTGCTGACGAGGTTGCTGCTGCAGCGGCTCAAATTGATTCGTCAAGTCAAACCGTTTCCGATGGCGCCTCCAGGCAAGCCGCTGCATTGGAAGAAAGTTCGGCGTCACTTGAAGAAATGTCGTCAATGACGCGGCAAAACGCCGATAATGCAGCGCAAGCCGACCATTTGATGCAGGAGGCTACCTCCGTTATCAAAGAGGCTGAAGTTTCAATGGCCAAGTTGACTGATTCAATGGCTGAAATTTCCGCTGCGAGTTCTGAGACTCAGAAAATTGTAAAAACTATTGATGAGATAGCTTTCCAGACAAATTTACTTGCCTTAAATGCTGCCGTTGAGGCGGCGCGGGCAGGTGAGGCTGGTGCTGGTTTTGCAGTAGTTGCCGATGAGGTCAGAAATCTTGCTCTGCGGGCGGCGGAAGCCGCAAAGAATACTTCGGGTCTCATTGATGGAACAGTTCAAAAGGTGAATACGGGCTCCAAGTTGCTTACAGAAACCAGTGATTCCTTTTATGTGGCCTCCAGTGCGACTTCGAAAATCGGAACTTTGATTAGTGAAATCGCAACCGCTTCAAAGGAACAGGAGATGGGGTTCTCGCAGATTAATTCAGCTGTTTCTGAGATTGACCATGTCACACAGGAAAATGCAGCCAACGCCGAAGAGACTGCCGCTGCCTCGGGTGAACTCAAATCTCAAGCTGATGCGATGCGGGGAGCTGTCGATGAGCTTATTCGGCTTGTTGGTGCCAAGAAAAAAGAAGTACAGATATCAAAGCAAAGCCTGCCGGTCAGCCGGGTGGGGCGGACCGCATCTGCTGCACATAAGCCTGCCGTGAAGGTACAAAAATCGTTACCGCCCAAAAAGCTCCAGCCGTCAGTTTCAAAACAGCTCGCCGACAGCATTGATGACCAGGAGTTTGAGGATTTTTAGACCCTATACGCGCAACGTTATCATTTCGAACTGTTCGCTATAGTTTGCCCACGTGAGTTGCCAGGTAAAAATTTTCTCCATAGGGTCTATACCCGAAGGGTATCATGAAGATATTCGGCTTGCCGAATAAGGCCTATACGCGCAACGTTATCATTTCGAACAATATGTAAATGTTCCATTTGAAATAATACAAGTAATCCGCAATTTACATTTCATTATCAACTAACAACTCCTGAGCGATAATTTTTGCTTCCTGCACTTCACAGGGGGGAT
This window contains:
- a CDS encoding IS4 family transposase, which translates into the protein EQRCHDDPKTIGGLFFACSEEIKDLSLIEALQRLLALALDAVRSSGEFAESVIAAMIDAIMGVAIELIQTGRRLGKSTYVFSTI
- a CDS encoding CZB domain-containing protein, producing MSKDVYVPADANLPTKLAEVEAAHLQWASRIRDAIINQSTTLEKVQTDANKCILGVWLGSDQAKKAYDNGDGDFKKLWDAIPASHNVMHESAITINTLLSEGDFDAAVAVFRSETSPRLDETLNILKDLKKEAEHELQGMHEANVVYAKELIPALHEVKEKLHTIREIAKGAIMGEDQMLSAAAGSQMANRLLSLVAVIVGLLMAFFTSRGIVSVLGSISSKMSVGADEVAAAAAQIDSSSQTVSDGASRQAAALEESSASLEEMSSMTRQNADNAAQADHLMQEATSVIKEAEVSMAKLTDSMAEISAASSETQKIVKTIDEIAFQTNLLALNAAVEAARAGEAGAGFAVVADEVRNLALRAAEAAKNTSGLIDGTVQKVNTGSKLLTETSDSFYVASSATSKIGTLISEIATASKEQEMGFSQINSAVSEIDHVTQENAANAEETAAASGELKSQADAMRGAVDELIRLVGAKKKEVQISKQSLPVSRVGRTASAAHKPAVKVQKSLPPKKLQPSVSKQLADSIDDQEFEDF